The following coding sequences lie in one Arachis ipaensis cultivar K30076 chromosome B05, Araip1.1, whole genome shotgun sequence genomic window:
- the LOC107642119 gene encoding protein SODIUM POTASSIUM ROOT DEFECTIVE 2: MGKLGKMLDTFCFSSSSSSSASSTTSCFCISSMDYDEDDEFEAKPLIATDDSHHNKLRLKDVVAGKQTLAFQLKPKIVMLRVSMHCYGCAKKVEKHISKLEGVSSYKVDLETKMVVVMGDILPFEVLQSVSKVKNAELWNEMNE; the protein is encoded by the exons ATGGGGAAACTAGGTAAAATGCTAgacactttttgtttttcttcttcttcttcttcttctgcttcatCAACCACTTCTTGCTTCTGCATAAGCTCCATGGattatgatgaagatgatgagtttGAGGCAAAGCCATTGATTGCAACTGATGATAGTCATCATAATAAGCTAAGATTGAAGGATGTTGTCGCTGGAAAACAGACATTGGCTTTTCAATTGAAACCAAAG ATAGTGATGTTGAGGGTATCTATGCATTGCTATGGATGCGCTAAAAAAGTTGAGAAACATATCTCAAAGTTGGAAG GAGTGAGCTCATACAAGGTGGATCTAGAAACAAAAATGGTAGTTGTTATGGGAGACATTCTTCCCTTTGAAGTGTTGCAAAGTGTCTCTAAGGTGAAAAATGCTGAGCTTTGGAATGAAATGAATGAATAA